A single region of the Halopiger xanaduensis SH-6 genome encodes:
- a CDS encoding thioredoxin reductase, translating into MTEGGTDDGRAADADGGGDETAEAPAETDTAALENGGAAADGDVNVDVDFAVAVIGGGPAGCAAGVFTARYGLETIIFDRGPSSLRRCASLENYLGFPCGIEIETFLELAQDHAEQAGCQLRNDLVESVSRLEDGEGFRLEPQEGESVTARFVVAASKYDGSYLRGLDDDESMFVTQEHDGGTAERFDRDYPDDDGTTPVDGLYVAGPLAGSGDQAIIAAGHGATVARTLIRELREEAGFWGKYAGHYDWRRKVENRREEWVDPERWVELFEESAPDDYDPITVRRLAETYADEYGSDYVEPDVAAQRAERGQRRLAAALEDEIILEAVDDEAILERARELEDSPSDG; encoded by the coding sequence ATGACCGAGGGCGGGACCGACGACGGCCGTGCGGCCGACGCGGACGGAGGCGGCGACGAGACCGCCGAGGCACCTGCGGAGACCGATACCGCCGCTCTCGAGAACGGCGGTGCTGCGGCCGACGGTGACGTCAACGTCGACGTCGACTTTGCTGTCGCCGTCATCGGCGGCGGTCCCGCCGGCTGCGCCGCCGGCGTCTTCACCGCACGATACGGCCTCGAGACGATCATTTTCGACCGCGGCCCGTCCTCGCTGCGCCGCTGTGCGTCCCTCGAGAACTATCTCGGCTTCCCCTGTGGAATCGAGATCGAGACGTTCCTCGAACTCGCGCAGGACCACGCCGAGCAAGCCGGCTGTCAGCTTCGAAACGACCTCGTGGAGTCAGTTTCGAGGCTCGAGGACGGCGAAGGCTTCCGGCTCGAGCCCCAGGAGGGCGAGTCCGTCACAGCGCGGTTCGTCGTCGCCGCCTCGAAGTACGACGGCTCCTACCTGCGCGGGCTGGACGACGACGAATCGATGTTCGTCACCCAGGAACACGACGGCGGAACCGCTGAGCGGTTCGACCGCGACTACCCGGACGACGACGGCACCACGCCCGTCGACGGGCTCTACGTCGCCGGGCCGCTGGCCGGGAGCGGCGATCAGGCGATCATCGCGGCGGGCCACGGTGCAACGGTCGCCCGAACGCTGATTCGCGAACTGCGAGAGGAGGCGGGCTTCTGGGGCAAATACGCGGGCCACTACGACTGGCGGCGCAAGGTCGAAAACCGCCGCGAGGAGTGGGTCGACCCCGAACGCTGGGTCGAACTGTTCGAGGAGAGCGCGCCCGACGATTACGATCCGATTACGGTCCGCCGGCTCGCCGAAACCTACGCCGACGAGTACGGCAGCGACTACGTCGAGCCGGACGTTGCCGCCCAGCGAGCCGAACGCGGGCAACGGCGTCTCGCCGCAGCCCTCGAGGACGAGATCATCCTCGAGGCCGTCGACGACGAGGCTATCCTCGAGCGAGCAAGGGAACTCGAGGACTCGCCGTCGGACGGCTAG
- a CDS encoding 5-formyltetrahydrofolate cyclo-ligase, with the protein MDKQALRERIWDELEDGGEARFPFPPHGRIPNFAGADEAADRLQETDAWQEADVVKANPDAPQLPVRRAALRQGKTVYMAVPRLRDEQCFLRLDPDDVDDIDHATTVGGSSEAGVPVHPEDVEPIDLIVSGSVAVTEDGARIGKGEGYSDLEFAILGEFDLVDDSTVTATTVHELQVVDEAVPLSSHDVPMDLIVTPERTLETGATENAKPTVLEWDELSEERLAEIPILERLQPSAD; encoded by the coding sequence ATGGACAAGCAGGCGCTCCGCGAGCGCATCTGGGACGAACTCGAGGACGGCGGCGAGGCGCGGTTTCCGTTCCCGCCCCACGGACGCATCCCGAACTTCGCCGGCGCGGACGAAGCGGCGGACCGACTCCAAGAGACCGACGCTTGGCAGGAGGCCGACGTCGTCAAGGCCAACCCTGACGCGCCGCAGTTGCCCGTGCGGCGGGCCGCGCTCCGGCAGGGGAAGACCGTTTACATGGCCGTCCCGCGGCTTCGCGACGAACAGTGTTTCCTCCGACTCGATCCCGACGACGTCGACGACATCGATCACGCGACGACGGTCGGCGGCTCCTCGGAGGCCGGCGTGCCGGTCCACCCGGAGGACGTCGAGCCGATCGATCTGATCGTCTCCGGCAGCGTCGCCGTCACCGAGGACGGTGCGCGGATCGGCAAGGGCGAGGGGTACAGCGACCTCGAGTTCGCGATCCTCGGCGAGTTCGACCTCGTCGACGATTCGACGGTCACCGCGACGACGGTCCACGAACTGCAGGTCGTCGACGAGGCCGTCCCGCTCTCGTCACACGACGTGCCGATGGATTTGATCGTCACGCCCGAGCGGACGCTCGAGACGGGTGCAACGGAGAACGCGAAACCGACGGTTCTCGAGTGGGACGAGTTGAGCGAGGAGCGACTCGCGGAGATTCCGATCCTCGAGCGGCTCCAGCCATCGGCTGACTGA
- a CDS encoding ABC transporter substrate-binding protein produces MDSHRNGRPSRRQFVATGIALGGATLAGCASDNDGNGGNGNGNGGTDGNGDEQSSTDGESGSDGSYTASMAPVGEVEFDSVPENLFVTYPQYADMAVALGHGEGVNTLFSTEMAGTTMNKFYEHLEGVSFDWEGLPNPLEDGLTKEQLYELDSDVHFLDPSYPVKHNDDWDESDIDEIASALGPWFGNFHSGVHSEPADAYADDYEYYTLWEMFERVAAVFQERERYEELKAIHDDLIARIESNLPPEEERPTAARVTLGDGQFFTYHLNTPGFWQAETRPLGADDALTDHDWSGDWGTIDYETMLEEDPDVILHLWGITSRYSIDNVRETLADHPVGSDLTAVQNDRVVAGGMRYQGPIMNLFQLEMTAKQLYPEQFGEWPGYEPGQPYPDIPSDEQLFDREQVASIVRGEF; encoded by the coding sequence ATGGACTCGCATCGGAACGGTAGACCAAGTCGGAGACAGTTCGTTGCAACGGGGATCGCACTCGGCGGCGCAACGCTCGCCGGGTGTGCAAGCGATAACGACGGAAACGGGGGGAACGGCAACGGTAACGGCGGCACCGACGGAAACGGCGACGAACAGTCGTCGACCGACGGCGAGTCGGGGAGCGACGGCTCGTACACGGCGTCGATGGCGCCCGTCGGCGAGGTGGAGTTCGATTCCGTCCCCGAGAACCTCTTCGTCACCTACCCGCAGTACGCCGACATGGCGGTCGCGCTCGGGCACGGCGAAGGCGTGAACACGCTGTTTTCGACCGAGATGGCCGGCACCACGATGAACAAGTTCTACGAGCACCTCGAGGGTGTCTCCTTCGACTGGGAGGGACTACCGAACCCGCTCGAGGACGGGCTGACCAAGGAGCAACTGTACGAGCTCGACAGCGACGTCCACTTCCTCGATCCGTCCTACCCGGTGAAACACAACGACGATTGGGACGAAAGCGACATTGACGAGATCGCCTCGGCGCTCGGCCCGTGGTTCGGCAACTTCCACAGCGGCGTTCACAGCGAGCCCGCGGACGCCTACGCCGACGACTACGAGTACTACACGCTCTGGGAGATGTTCGAGCGCGTCGCAGCGGTCTTCCAAGAACGGGAGCGCTACGAGGAGCTCAAAGCGATCCACGACGATCTGATCGCCCGGATCGAGTCGAACCTGCCGCCGGAAGAGGAGCGGCCGACCGCCGCGCGGGTGACGCTGGGCGACGGCCAATTCTTCACCTACCACCTCAACACGCCCGGCTTCTGGCAGGCCGAAACGCGGCCGCTCGGCGCCGACGACGCGCTGACCGACCACGACTGGTCCGGCGACTGGGGAACGATCGACTACGAGACGATGCTCGAGGAGGACCCCGACGTGATCCTCCACCTCTGGGGGATCACCTCCCGCTACTCGATCGACAACGTCCGCGAGACCCTCGCGGACCACCCCGTCGGGAGCGATCTGACGGCGGTACAAAACGACCGCGTCGTCGCCGGCGGGATGCGCTACCAGGGGCCGATCATGAATCTCTTCCAGCTCGAGATGACGGCCAAGCAGCTCTACCCCGAGCAGTTCGGCGAGTGGCCCGGCTACGAGCCCGGGCAGCCGTATCCCGACATCCCGAGCGACGAACAGCTGTTCGACCGCGAGCAGGTCGCGTCGATCGTTCGCGGGGAGTTCTAA
- a CDS encoding zinc-binding dehydrogenase gives MQAVKITEHGDTDVIEYGEYPDPEVGRDEVLVDVKAGALNHLDVWVRRGLPTLSLEMPHVPGSDAAGVVEEVGADVSRFEPGDRVAVTAGVSCGECEFCRDGDPTLCVNFHLLGEHVTGVHSEYAAVSEDNLIPVPDGVDWVTAGASSLVFQTAWRMLIDRVDLEAGESVLVLGASGGVGHAALQIADYAGAEVYATGSTDEKLEYARAHGADHVVNYEERNFADWIREETGKRGVDVVVDYIGAGTWRDSIKSLANNGRLVTCGGTAGGNPETDIPRIFWNQLHIIGSTMGSPGQVDDVMELVWDGTFEPAIREVLPMSETARAHEIIEQREGFGKVVVRPDSEL, from the coding sequence ATGCAGGCGGTAAAAATTACCGAACACGGCGATACCGATGTCATCGAGTACGGCGAGTATCCCGACCCCGAGGTCGGTCGCGACGAGGTGCTCGTCGACGTCAAAGCCGGCGCGCTCAACCACCTCGACGTCTGGGTCCGCCGCGGACTGCCGACGCTTTCCCTCGAGATGCCCCACGTGCCCGGCAGCGACGCGGCCGGCGTCGTCGAGGAGGTCGGCGCCGACGTCTCCCGGTTCGAGCCGGGCGACCGCGTCGCGGTCACCGCCGGCGTCAGCTGCGGCGAGTGCGAGTTCTGCCGTGACGGCGACCCCACCCTCTGCGTCAACTTCCACCTGCTGGGCGAGCACGTCACCGGGGTCCACTCCGAATACGCCGCCGTTTCCGAGGACAACCTGATCCCCGTTCCCGATGGCGTCGACTGGGTCACCGCCGGCGCGTCCTCGCTGGTCTTCCAGACCGCCTGGCGGATGCTGATCGACCGCGTCGATCTCGAGGCCGGCGAGTCGGTGCTGGTGCTGGGCGCCAGCGGCGGCGTCGGTCACGCGGCCCTCCAGATCGCCGACTACGCGGGGGCGGAGGTCTACGCCACCGGTAGCACCGACGAGAAACTCGAGTACGCCCGCGCGCACGGCGCGGACCACGTCGTCAACTACGAGGAGCGAAACTTCGCGGACTGGATCCGAGAGGAGACGGGCAAGCGCGGCGTCGACGTCGTCGTCGACTACATCGGCGCCGGCACCTGGCGCGATTCGATCAAGAGCCTGGCCAATAACGGGCGGTTGGTCACCTGCGGCGGCACCGCGGGCGGCAACCCCGAGACGGACATTCCGCGGATCTTCTGGAACCAGCTCCACATTATCGGGTCGACGATGGGCTCGCCGGGGCAGGTCGACGACGTGATGGAACTCGTCTGGGACGGCACCTTCGAGCCCGCGATCCGCGAGGTGCTCCCGATGAGCGAGACGGCCCGCGCCCACGAGATCATCGAGCAGCGCGAGGGCTTCGGCAAGGTCGTCGTGCGGCCGGACAGCGAACTGTAG
- the carA gene encoding glutamine-hydrolyzing carbamoyl-phosphate synthase small subunit: MTEAYVALEGGHVIEGRGRAPGTARGELVFTTAYTGYEESLTDPSYEEQVLTFSYPLIGNYGVREERFEDDRVHPRAVLAKELTADVAEWLESEGVPAVDHLDTREVVTDIRDEGAMKCGIAVGEDVTEEDALEQLEQCKAMSEHTDIGAQVSVDEVEVYGEDNNGETVALVDCGAKDSIVDSLLARDAEVHVLPYDASVADVEAVDPDVLFISNGPGDPANYEQAISLVEEFVEDTPVAGICLGQQIVAEALGGTTEKMTFGHRGVNQPVLDLESGQVVMTTQNHGYTVADPGEHLEVTQINVNDDTPEGIDGIEYDVITRQYHPEANPGPEDTLDFFDSVLEMADERATTQAVPADD, from the coding sequence ATGACAGAGGCCTACGTTGCACTGGAGGGTGGCCACGTAATCGAGGGACGTGGTCGCGCTCCGGGTACCGCTCGCGGCGAACTGGTTTTCACGACAGCCTATACCGGCTACGAGGAGAGTCTCACGGACCCCTCCTACGAGGAGCAGGTCCTGACCTTCTCGTACCCGCTGATCGGTAACTACGGCGTCCGAGAGGAGCGGTTCGAGGACGACCGCGTCCACCCGCGTGCGGTGCTGGCCAAGGAACTCACCGCGGACGTCGCCGAGTGGCTCGAGTCCGAGGGCGTTCCGGCGGTCGACCACCTCGACACCCGCGAGGTCGTCACCGACATCCGCGACGAGGGCGCGATGAAGTGCGGCATCGCCGTCGGCGAGGACGTCACCGAGGAAGACGCCCTCGAGCAACTCGAGCAGTGCAAGGCGATGAGCGAGCACACCGACATCGGCGCGCAGGTCAGCGTCGACGAGGTCGAGGTCTACGGCGAAGACAACAACGGCGAGACCGTCGCGCTGGTCGACTGCGGCGCGAAGGACTCGATCGTCGACTCGCTGCTGGCCCGCGACGCCGAGGTTCACGTCCTCCCCTACGATGCGAGCGTTGCCGACGTCGAGGCCGTCGACCCGGACGTCCTGTTCATCTCGAACGGTCCCGGGGACCCCGCGAACTACGAACAGGCGATCAGCCTCGTCGAGGAATTCGTCGAGGACACGCCCGTCGCCGGCATCTGCCTCGGCCAGCAGATCGTCGCCGAGGCGCTCGGCGGCACCACCGAGAAGATGACCTTCGGCCACCGCGGCGTCAACCAGCCCGTCCTCGACCTCGAGTCGGGTCAGGTCGTCATGACCACGCAGAACCACGGCTACACCGTCGCCGATCCGGGCGAGCACCTCGAGGTCACCCAGATCAACGTCAACGACGACACGCCGGAGGGCATCGACGGCATCGAGTACGACGTCATCACCCGCCAGTACCACCCCGAGGCCAACCCCGGCCCCGAGGACACCCTCGACTTCTTCGACAGCGTCCTCGAGATGGCCGACGAGCGAGCGACGACGCAGGCCGTTCCCGCGGACGACTGA
- a CDS encoding SIMPL domain-containing protein: MATNRRQFLAASGVGIAAAMAGCASSASTDEAGAQSGDENSSTGGDREITVSASGEVESEPDRATVSVGVEARGETAEDVTDELATGAEQLRRAFDDLGIPEENVEEGRYRVRPEPGPDGESEVIRGTHSFEVTLEDVERVGEVIDAAVEAGADNIGRVNFSLQEETRDRLRKDAIDEALTNADDEAGYIADNREVELAGTKSVTTGDVRVHAVSHDVGYSGGAAEDSAAPPTEIDAEPVTVSASVTVTYAFDEAA, from the coding sequence ATGGCTACGAATCGACGACAGTTCCTCGCGGCGTCGGGCGTCGGCATCGCGGCGGCGATGGCAGGGTGTGCGAGCAGCGCGTCGACCGACGAGGCGGGTGCCCAGTCGGGAGACGAAAACAGTTCTACCGGCGGCGACCGGGAAATCACCGTCAGCGCGAGCGGCGAGGTCGAGTCCGAACCCGACAGGGCGACCGTCTCCGTCGGCGTCGAAGCGCGCGGAGAAACCGCCGAGGACGTCACCGACGAACTGGCGACCGGCGCCGAGCAGTTGCGGCGGGCATTCGACGACCTCGGAATCCCGGAGGAGAACGTCGAGGAGGGGCGGTACCGCGTCAGACCCGAACCGGGCCCGGACGGCGAAAGCGAGGTGATCCGCGGCACCCACTCGTTCGAGGTGACCCTCGAGGACGTCGAGCGGGTCGGCGAGGTGATCGACGCCGCCGTCGAGGCGGGGGCCGACAATATCGGCCGCGTCAACTTCTCGTTGCAGGAGGAGACGCGCGACCGGCTTCGGAAGGACGCGATCGATGAGGCGCTGACGAACGCCGACGACGAGGCGGGGTACATCGCCGACAACCGCGAGGTCGAACTCGCCGGGACGAAATCGGTGACCACCGGCGACGTGCGCGTCCACGCGGTCAGCCACGACGTCGGCTACAGCGGGGGCGCTGCGGAAGATTCCGCAGCACCGCCAACCGAGATCGACGCGGAACCCGTAACCGTCTCCGCGAGCGTGACGGTCACCTACGCGTTCGACGAGGCTGCATAG
- a CDS encoding Lrp/AsnC family transcriptional regulator has protein sequence MDDLDRQILDILRRDARTPYTEIADEIGTSEGTVRNRVERMMDDDVIERFTISTRTGNVQAMLEISVEVDVDTKAVADRMAEWDEIDFVWMVSGEQDIVLVVDAADTRGVNDLITKARNQDEVMSTKTRLILEEQLG, from the coding sequence ATGGACGACCTGGACCGACAGATCCTCGATATCCTGCGGCGAGACGCCCGGACGCCCTACACCGAGATCGCCGACGAGATCGGGACGAGCGAGGGGACCGTCCGCAACCGCGTCGAGCGGATGATGGACGACGACGTCATCGAACGGTTCACGATCTCGACCCGCACCGGCAACGTGCAGGCGATGCTCGAGATCAGCGTCGAGGTCGACGTCGACACGAAGGCCGTCGCCGACCGGATGGCCGAATGGGACGAGATCGACTTCGTCTGGATGGTCTCGGGCGAGCAGGACATCGTCCTCGTCGTCGACGCCGCGGACACGCGCGGGGTCAACGACCTCATCACGAAAGCCCGCAACCAGGACGAGGTCATGAGCACGAAGACGCGGCTGATCCTCGAGGAACAGCTCGGTTGA
- a CDS encoding DUF5518 domain-containing protein — MFRLRYWRSLLADDSWRYALVGGLLALPFAARSYWRTGTTLELEAIFVAGLLVGYFFRGTADEVSRVGSRTGFVGALPVLLWMVSDVVYFLFETESSYTLFAPIVGGVLLVTIGSLFAALVGAIGARIGDWLSGKTGFDRATAAAQ; from the coding sequence GTGTTCCGGCTCCGCTACTGGCGCTCCCTTCTGGCCGACGATAGCTGGCGGTACGCGCTCGTCGGCGGACTGCTGGCGCTTCCGTTCGCGGCCCGTTCGTACTGGCGGACGGGAACGACCCTCGAGCTCGAGGCGATATTCGTTGCCGGGCTGCTCGTCGGCTATTTCTTCCGAGGGACGGCAGACGAGGTTTCCCGGGTCGGCTCCCGAACCGGGTTCGTCGGCGCGTTGCCGGTGCTGCTGTGGATGGTGTCCGACGTGGTGTACTTTCTCTTCGAGACCGAGTCGTCGTACACTCTATTCGCGCCGATCGTCGGCGGGGTTCTGTTGGTCACGATCGGCAGTCTCTTCGCGGCCCTCGTCGGCGCAATCGGCGCCCGGATCGGCGACTGGCTGAGCGGAAAAACCGGTTTCGATCGAGCGACAGCCGCCGCACAGTAG
- a CDS encoding NUDIX hydrolase translates to MSSQQDNLQHENAGQDVIAVDADDNEIELVNRLEAHTGDGIRHRAFTSLVFDGEGNILLAQRAPDKRLWCTYWDGTVASHPVEGQSQEEATRQRLEEELGITPDQYDDLRLTDRFEYKRYFENEGVEHEVCAVLKVTLNDRTLDPNEDEVAGLMWVPYERLHSNPEWYRQLRLCPWFEIAMRRDVRE, encoded by the coding sequence ATGAGTTCGCAGCAGGACAACCTGCAACACGAGAACGCCGGACAGGACGTGATCGCCGTCGACGCCGACGACAACGAGATCGAACTCGTCAACCGCCTCGAGGCCCACACCGGGGACGGGATTCGGCACCGCGCGTTCACGTCGCTCGTGTTCGACGGCGAGGGCAACATCCTGCTCGCACAGCGAGCGCCCGACAAGCGCCTCTGGTGTACCTACTGGGACGGCACCGTCGCCTCCCACCCCGTCGAGGGCCAGAGCCAGGAGGAAGCGACCCGCCAGCGCCTCGAGGAGGAACTGGGCATCACACCGGACCAGTACGACGACCTGCGCCTGACCGATCGCTTCGAGTACAAGCGCTACTTCGAGAACGAGGGCGTCGAGCACGAGGTCTGTGCCGTCCTCAAAGTGACGCTGAACGACCGGACCCTCGATCCCAACGAGGACGAGGTCGCGGGGCTGATGTGGGTCCCCTACGAGCGACTGCACTCGAATCCGGAGTGGTACCGGCAGCTTCGACTCTGCCCGTGGTTCGAAATCGCCATGCGGCGCGACGTTCGGGAGTAA
- a CDS encoding diacylglycerol/lipid kinase family protein codes for MDSDDAGMRDDGDGTGDRVLVLNPVSGSGDHVDDVVELAANRGFEIRRTEEAGDAKRFARDAAPDASLVAAAGGDGTVNGVANGIAAADELETTTLGVVPAGTGNNFASNIGIEGLEHSFAVIDEGRRREIDLGIANERAFVNSCVGGVTAEASSETSTESKAELGVLAYVKETVDTIGSFDALPLRVKTAEGPNGEAAQMWEGDALFVLVGNCRRFTGARTAQADVEDGLFEVTIVADAAATELLGGAALEALEGLFDRDSGSIVRRRTPSLALESRDEAVEYSLDGEMLETEHLTLETDPNALTVAVGDGYQSDPDNDDGRWPFRA; via the coding sequence ATGGACTCGGACGACGCGGGGATGCGCGACGACGGCGACGGAACCGGCGATCGCGTCCTCGTTCTCAACCCCGTCAGCGGCAGCGGCGATCACGTCGACGACGTCGTCGAACTGGCCGCAAACCGGGGTTTCGAGATTCGAAGAACCGAGGAGGCCGGCGACGCGAAGCGGTTCGCCCGGGACGCCGCGCCGGACGCCTCGCTCGTCGCCGCGGCGGGCGGCGACGGGACCGTCAACGGGGTCGCCAACGGCATCGCGGCCGCCGACGAACTCGAGACGACGACCCTCGGCGTCGTTCCCGCGGGAACGGGGAACAACTTCGCATCGAACATCGGCATCGAGGGCCTCGAGCACTCCTTTGCGGTCATCGACGAGGGACGACGGCGAGAGATCGATCTCGGGATCGCGAACGAGCGGGCGTTCGTCAACTCCTGCGTCGGCGGCGTCACCGCCGAAGCCAGCAGCGAGACCTCGACGGAGAGCAAGGCGGAGCTGGGGGTGCTGGCCTACGTCAAGGAGACCGTCGACACGATCGGCTCGTTCGACGCGCTGCCGCTGCGGGTGAAGACGGCGGAGGGGCCGAACGGCGAAGCGGCGCAGATGTGGGAGGGCGACGCGCTGTTCGTCCTCGTCGGCAACTGCCGGCGCTTTACCGGCGCCCGGACCGCGCAGGCCGACGTCGAGGACGGCCTGTTCGAGGTGACGATCGTCGCGGACGCCGCCGCGACGGAGCTACTGGGCGGGGCGGCCCTCGAGGCGCTGGAAGGGCTGTTCGACCGGGACAGCGGGAGTATCGTCCGCCGGCGAACCCCGTCGCTGGCGCTCGAGAGTCGGGACGAAGCCGTCGAGTACAGCCTCGACGGCGAGATGCTCGAGACGGAGCACCTGACCCTCGAGACGGACCCGAACGCGCTGACGGTTGCGGTCGGAGACGGTTATCAGTCGGATCCCGACAACGACGACGGCCGGTGGCCGTTCCGCGCGTAG
- a CDS encoding PHP domain-containing protein — translation MHTVAVDLHAHTRFFHGRRELGDRFDPLGARLLAEAAARRGLDGVATTNHDYYTPLEPAADIETLPGIEITTDRGHVLVIGPDPPRETKPGALSPEEAVALAHDRDCAAIVAHPFRNSTVRELEDIPFDAIEVNGKHPRSQPLVEELAAERDLPLVGGSDAHYPFEVGRAYTVLETDADRLTPSAVVDAIRDGRVSARVSRSPLDRFLRRGYRAIHNRKGVIDALERPTPGVGKPPGEETS, via the coding sequence ATGCACACCGTCGCCGTCGATCTCCACGCGCACACGCGTTTCTTCCACGGTCGCCGCGAACTCGGCGATCGGTTCGACCCGCTCGGCGCTCGCCTGCTCGCCGAGGCCGCCGCGCGACGCGGCCTCGACGGGGTCGCAACGACGAACCACGACTACTACACCCCGCTCGAGCCCGCTGCGGATATCGAAACGCTCCCCGGCATCGAGATCACGACGGACCGCGGCCACGTCCTCGTCATCGGGCCGGACCCGCCGCGAGAGACGAAACCGGGCGCGCTGTCTCCAGAGGAAGCCGTCGCATTGGCCCACGACCGCGACTGCGCCGCGATCGTCGCCCACCCGTTCCGGAACAGTACGGTCCGGGAACTCGAGGACATCCCGTTCGACGCGATCGAGGTCAACGGCAAACATCCTCGCTCGCAGCCGCTGGTCGAAGAATTGGCTGCCGAGCGGGATCTACCGCTAGTCGGCGGCAGCGACGCCCACTACCCCTTCGAAGTCGGGCGCGCGTACACGGTCCTCGAGACCGACGCCGATCGGCTCACGCCGTCGGCGGTCGTCGACGCGATCCGCGACGGACGGGTCAGCGCCCGCGTCTCCCGGTCGCCGCTCGATCGGTTCCTCCGGCGCGGCTACCGGGCGATCCACAACCGAAAGGGCGTCATCGACGCGCTCGAACGGCCGACGCCGGGCGTCGGAAAACCGCCCGGCGAGGAGACGTCGTGA
- a CDS encoding DUF7853 family protein, whose amino-acid sequence MSSPSPETETHEVELGTDEQWIAHHAIVTRVDELIDEGDEPPTWTIDVFDALESEGETATLTGYQARRLRELLTDYLDRADAPDEDVEHGSTAIDQLESVLESRA is encoded by the coding sequence ATGAGTTCCCCATCACCGGAAACCGAGACGCACGAAGTCGAGCTCGGAACGGACGAGCAATGGATCGCCCACCACGCCATCGTGACCCGCGTCGACGAACTGATCGACGAGGGCGACGAGCCGCCGACCTGGACGATCGACGTATTCGATGCCCTCGAGTCTGAGGGCGAAACCGCGACCCTCACCGGTTACCAGGCGCGACGGCTCCGGGAGCTACTGACCGACTACCTCGACCGCGCTGACGCGCCGGACGAGGACGTCGAACACGGATCGACCGCTATCGACCAGCTCGAATCGGTACTCGAGAGCCGGGCGTAA
- a CDS encoding MogA/MoaB family molybdenum cofactor biosynthesis protein, with amino-acid sequence MSEHESETDAESASEAALEDEESPLGASIVTIAANRSLDDDPAGTAVEEALEGADFDLATREHIAPSHDRVQSTILRMIERDDVDLVVTAGGTSVEPDDVVIEAVETLLDKELTAFSEVFTSLAYEEVGTRVIAARTLAGVAEGKPVFCLPGNAEAARLATEEIILPEAGYLVDLARVEDDETEDDDGPDENGNGNGSPSAGS; translated from the coding sequence ATGAGCGAGCACGAGTCCGAGACGGACGCCGAGTCCGCGAGCGAGGCGGCACTCGAGGACGAGGAGTCACCGCTCGGTGCGAGTATCGTGACGATCGCCGCGAACCGGTCGCTCGACGACGATCCGGCCGGAACGGCGGTCGAGGAGGCGCTCGAGGGAGCCGATTTCGACCTCGCGACGCGGGAGCACATCGCCCCGAGCCACGACCGGGTGCAGTCGACCATCCTGCGCATGATCGAACGGGACGACGTCGACCTCGTCGTAACGGCGGGCGGGACGAGCGTCGAACCGGACGACGTCGTCATCGAGGCCGTCGAGACGCTGCTGGACAAGGAACTGACCGCCTTCAGCGAGGTGTTCACCTCGCTCGCCTACGAGGAGGTCGGCACCCGCGTTATCGCTGCGCGCACGCTGGCCGGCGTCGCCGAGGGGAAACCCGTGTTCTGCCTCCCGGGGAACGCCGAGGCGGCCCGACTCGCGACGGAGGAGATCATCCTCCCCGAAGCGGGCTATCTCGTCGACCTCGCGCGCGTCGAGGATGACGAGACGGAGGACGACGACGGACCCGACGAGAACGGCAACGGTAACGGCAGCCCCTCGGCCGGCTCCTAG